DNA sequence from the Candidatus Eisenbacteria bacterium genome:
TGCGACCGGGGAATCGTGATCGATGGCGCCGGAATCGGCTCGGCCATGGTTGCCAACAAGGTCCCGGGAATCCGAGCCGCTCTGGCCTACGACCTCTCGACCGCGAGAAACAGCCGCGAGCACAACGACGCCAATGTCCTCACTCTCGGGGCGGGACTGATCGGCCCGAAGCTCGCCGAGGAGATCGTGAGCCTCTGGCTCCAGGCCCGCTGCACCGAGGAGCGCCACCTGCGCCGCGTCGGCCAGATCGAGGGGCCGGTCGCCGCATCGGCGTCGCAGCCGAGCCAGCAGACTATCGCCGGCCCCGCGCAGATCAGCGAGGAGGATCTCTCGCGCATCCTCCACGAGGTCCAGCGGCTCGCCGAGGGGAGGCAGGGGCAGATGATGACGCCGCCATCGATTCGAAGCGGGCGGTCCGCCGCGTCCGTCGTCCGCCGCGGTTCGCCGCCGGTCGAGGCCGACCGCATGTGCGAAGGGATCGCCCGCTTCATCGACCACACGCTGCTGCGCCCGGAGGCGACCGAGGCCGAGATCCGCAAGCTCTGCGCACAGGCGCGCGAGTGGAGCTTCATCGCGGTCTGCGTCAATCCCCTCTGGACCCCGCTGGCCGCGCGGGAGCTTCGCGGAAGTCCGGTCAAGGTCTGTTCGGTCGTCGGCTTCCCGCTGGGAGCGAGCCCGGCGGAGGTCAAGGCGCTCGAGGCGCGCAGGGCGATCCGGGAGGGAGCGCGCGAAATCGACATGGTGATCCCCGTCGGCGCCCTCAAGGGAGGCGATGAGGTGGCTGTCCTCAGGGACATCCGGGCCGTCGTGGAGGCCTGCCGCGACGGGAGCGCCCTCTGCAAGGTGATCATCGAGACCGCTTTCCTGACCGATGAGGAGAAGCGCGCGGCCTGTCGGCAAGCGAGAAGGGCGGGGGCGGGGTTCGTGAAGACCTCGACGGGATTCGGGCCAGGCGGCGCGACCGTTGAGGACGTGGCCCTGATGGCCGCGGAGGTCGCCGGTTCGGGGATGGGGGTGAAGGCGGCGGGTGGAATCAGGACTCTCGCCGACGCCCGAAAGATGATCGAGGCCGGCGCGACGCGCATCGGCACCAGCCGCGGCGTCGAGATCGCAAGGGAAGCGCGCGAGGCGCCTGCGCACGCGTCATGGCGCGCGTCGTGAGGCCGGAACGCGGAGAGATGCGATGGTCGATCTGAGGGCCTACGTCTTCCTGGACTGCCTGCAGCCGCAGTATGCCTCGTTCCTCGCGACGGTCGCGCAGGGATTCCTGCCCACGCAGGGGCAGGCGAGCCTCTTCGTCGAGATCTCGCCGGGGATCGACATCAACCGGATCACGGACATCGCCCTCAAGTCGACCAAGGTCACTCCCGGGATGCAGATCGTCGAGCGCCTCTTCGGGATGCTCGAGATCCACTCGCCGAGCCAGGCCGACGTCCGCCAGGCGGGGGCCGCGATCCTGCGCGCTCTGGAGGTGGAGGAGGCGGATCGAATGAAGCCTCGCATTCTCTCGAGCCAGATCATCCGCGCCCTCGACGATCACCAGACGCAGCTGATCAACCGGATGCGGCACGGCAACATGATTCTCGCGGGGCAGAGCCTGTTCATCCTGGAGTGCGAGCCCGCGGCCTATGCGGCGCTCGCGGCCAATGAGGCCGAGAAGGCCGCCGAGATCAACATCCTGGAGGTGCGCGCATTCGGCAGTTTCGGTCGCGTCTACCTTGGAGGAGAGGAGAGGGACATCGATGTCGCGGCGCCCGCGGCGACACGCGCCCTGGAAGCGGTCACGGGCCGCGTGACGGCGGGCAAGTAACATGATCGGAATTCTCGTTCGAGGGTCTGTCGAAGAGGAGGTTCGCGGAGAATGGCAGAAGCATTGGGGATGATCGAGTGCCGGAGCTTTCCGGCGATGGTCGAGGCGGCCGACGCGATGGTCAAGGCCGCCAAGGTCGAGCTGGTGAGCTACGAGAAGACGGGGGGCGGGTACACGACGGCGATCGTTCGTGGGGACGTCGCAGCCGTGAAGGCCGCGTGCGACGCTGGCCAGACAGCCGCGGCGCGCGTGGGCGAAATCGTGGCGGTCCACATCATTCCGAGGCCTCACACGAACGTCGACCTCGTGATCCCGTTGGGCCGAGCGCCTGAAGCCGCCAAGGGGAAGTAAGCGCCCATGCACTTGGCGAGAGTGGTCGGGACGGTCGTCTCGACCCAGAAGGAGAAGACCCTCGAGGGCCTCAAGTTCCTTCTTCTCGAGCAAGTCGACCAGGATCGCAAGGCGACCGGGACAAGTGTCGTCGCAGCCGACGCCGTCGGCGCCGGAGTGGGCGAGCTTGTCCTCTACGCGAGCGGAAGCTCGGCGCGGATGACAAGCCTCACCGACAAGCGCCCCGTCGACGCGGTCATCATGGCGATCGTCGATAGCTGGGAGATCGCCGGCCGCGAGGTCTACAAGAAGGGCCGAGATGACGAGGGAAGCGACTCTTGAGCCGCCTGACCGATGAAGAGGTCTCCGAGGTAGCCGCTCGGATCGCGGAGCGGCTGGCGCTCGGGCCGACGCTCGGACCGAAGCTCGGGCCGAAGCTCGGGCCGACGCTCGGGACGAAGCTCGGGCCGGGGCCCGGGACGAAGCTCGGGCCGGGGCCCGAGGCCGGGCCGGAGCCTACGACCGGGCCCGAGTCCAGGGCTGGCCCCGGGCTCTTCGTCGATGTCGACTCCGCCGTCGATGCCGCGGGCCAGGCCTTCCGCTCCTTCCAGAAAGAGAGCCT
Encoded proteins:
- the deoC gene encoding deoxyribose-phosphate aldolase; the protein is MRIAIGSDHAGFNLKGQLVRHLQTLGHEVVDVGTSSDEVTDYPLHARAAATEVAGGRCDRGIVIDGAGIGSAMVANKVPGIRAALAYDLSTARNSREHNDANVLTLGAGLIGPKLAEEIVSLWLQARCTEERHLRRVGQIEGPVAASASQPSQQTIAGPAQISEEDLSRILHEVQRLAEGRQGQMMTPPSIRSGRSAASVVRRGSPPVEADRMCEGIARFIDHTLLRPEATEAEIRKLCAQAREWSFIAVCVNPLWTPLAARELRGSPVKVCSVVGFPLGASPAEVKALEARRAIREGAREIDMVIPVGALKGGDEVAVLRDIRAVVEACRDGSALCKVIIETAFLTDEEKRAACRQARRAGAGFVKTSTGFGPGGATVEDVALMAAEVAGSGMGVKAAGGIRTLADARKMIEAGATRIGTSRGVEIAREAREAPAHASWRAS
- a CDS encoding ethanolamine utilization protein EutN — protein: MHLARVVGTVVSTQKEKTLEGLKFLLLEQVDQDRKATGTSVVAADAVGAGVGELVLYASGSSARMTSLTDKRPVDAVIMAIVDSWEIAGREVYKKGRDDEGSDS
- a CDS encoding BMC domain-containing protein, whose product is MAEALGMIECRSFPAMVEAADAMVKAAKVELVSYEKTGGGYTTAIVRGDVAAVKAACDAGQTAAARVGEIVAVHIIPRPHTNVDLVIPLGRAPEAAKGK